A single region of the Lepus europaeus isolate LE1 chromosome 1, mLepTim1.pri, whole genome shotgun sequence genome encodes:
- the WIPF1 gene encoding WAS/WASL-interacting protein family member 1 produces the protein MPVPPPPAPPPPPTFALANTEKPTLNKREQAGRNALLSDISKGKKLKKTVTNDRSAPILDKPKGASAGGGGGFGGGGGGGGGGGGGSGGGAGGPPGLGGLFQAGMPKLRSTASRDNDSGGSRPPILPPGGRATSAKPFSPPSGPGRFPVPSPAGHRSGPPEPQRVRMLPPRPDVGSKPDSVPPPVPNTPRPIQSSLHNRGSPPVPGAPRPPGPGPAPPPFPGNRGAAFGGGSVRQSPSGSPSPFANRPPLPPTPSRALDDKPPPPPPPMGNRPSIHREAVPPPPPQNNKPPVPSSPRPAASAQAPPPPPPPSRPGPPPLPPGGGGGDEIPRLPQRNVSLTSSAPPLPSVGRSGPLPPPPSERPPPPVRDPPGRSGPLPPPPPVSRNGSTSRALPATPQLPSRSGVDSPRSGPRPPLPPDRPGAGAPPPPPPSTSIRNGFQDSSCEDEWESRFFFHPISDLPPPEPYVPTTKSYPSKLARNESRSGSNRRERGAPPLPPIPR, from the exons ATGCCCGTCCCTCCGCCTCCGGCACCCCCACCGCCACCAACATTTGCCCTG GCCAATACCGAGAAGCCTACCCTGAATAagagagagcaggctgggagAAATGCTCTACTCTCTGACATCAGCAAAGGGAAGAAACTGAAGAAGACAGTCACCAATGACAGAAGTGCACCGATACTGGACA AACCTAAAGGAGCCAGTGCTGGAGGCGGCGGTGGATTTGGTGGAGGAGGTGGCGGCGgcggtggaggtggaggtggcagTGGCGGCGGAGCAGGTGGCCCGCCTGGATTGGGAGGACTGTTCCAGGCTGGAATGCCGAAGCTGAGGTCCACAGCCAGCAGGGATAATG ATTCCGGAGGAAGCCGACCACCGATTTTGCCACCAGGAGGAAGAGCCACCTCTGCCAAGCCTttttcacccccaagtggcccgGGGAGGTTTCCCGTGCCTTCTCCGGCAGGCCACAGGAGCGGTCCCCCAGAGCCTCAGAGGGTCCGAATGCTTCCCCCGAGGCCTGACGTAGGCTCGAAGCCCGATAGTGTTCCTCCTCCAGTACCTAACACGCCAAGACCTATTCAATCAAGTCTGCACAACCGGGGGTCCCCACCAGTGCCTGGGGCGCCCAGGCCAcctggccccggccccgctcCGCCGCCTTTCCCTGGAAACCGAGGTGCTGCCTTCGGAGGAGGCTCCGTACGCCAATCACCCTCGGGCTCCCCCTCGCCCTTCGCCAAcaggcctcccctgcctcccacccccagcagggcCTTGGATGACAAGCCCCCTCCACCGCCCCCGCCAATGGGCAACAGGCCCTCCATCCACCGGGAAGCggtgcccccgcccccgccgcagaACAACAAGCCTCCAGTGCCTTCCAGCCCGCGGCCCGCCGCCTCtgcacaggccccgcccccgccgccgccacccAGCAGGCCCGGGCCGCCCCCCCTGCCGCCGGGTGGCGGTGGCGGCGACGAAATCCCAAGGCTCCCGCAGCGGAACGTGTCCCTCACGTCCTCTGCACCTCCCTTACCGTCGGTGGGACGTTCGGGCCCTCTTCCTCCCCCGCCCAGCGAGAGACCCCCTCCTCCAGTGAGGGACCCGCCAGGCAGATCAG gtcccctccccccaccgcctcCAGTAAGCAGAAATGGCAGCACATCGCGggccctgcctgccacccctCAGCTGCCATCCAGGAGTGGAGTTGATAGTCCCAGGAGTGGCCCCCGGCCTCCACTCCCCCCCGACAGGCCTGGTGCTGGGGCCCCTCCGCCGCCTCCACCATCAACATCAATTAGAAATGGCTTCCAAGATTCTTCATGTGAAG ATGAGTGGGAAAGCAGATTCTTCTTCCACCCAATTTCTGATTTGCCACCTCCAGAGCCATATGTACCAACAACCAAAAGTTACCCCAGCAAACTGGCAAGAAACGAGAGCCGGA GTGGCTCCAACCGAAGAGAACGGGGTGCCCCACCACTTCCTCCCATCCCAAGGTGA